In one Heteronotia binoei isolate CCM8104 ecotype False Entrance Well chromosome 1, APGP_CSIRO_Hbin_v1, whole genome shotgun sequence genomic region, the following are encoded:
- the TLX3 gene encoding T-cell leukemia homeobox protein 3: MDQPTSTQTPHQHEPISFGIDQILNTSDQETPAQAATRGSDGGSSYLGSPVSRPSAPYPSLPGSFPGLGGPFEDAGSYSVNLSLAPSGVIRVPAHRPIPGAVPPPISSAIPAMPAVPGLGSLNFPWMESSRRFVKDRFTAAAALTPFTVTRRIGHPYQNRTPPKRKKPRTSFSRVQICELEKRFHRQKYLASAERAALAKSLKMTDAQVKTWFQNRRTKWRRQTAEEREAERQQASRLMLQLQHDAFQKSLNDSIQPDPLCLHNSSLFALQNLQPWEEENAKIPPVTSLV; encoded by the exons ATGGATCAGCCAACGAGCACACAGACGCCGCACCAACACGAGCCCATCAGCTTCGGGATTGATCAGATCTTGAACACTTCGGATCAGGAGACCCCTGCCCAGGCCGCCACGCGAGGCTCCGACGGCGGGTCCAGCTACCTGGGCAGCCCCGTCAGCCGCCCCAGCGCCCCGTATCCTTCCCTGCCGGGCTCCTTCCCGGGCCTGGGGGGCCCCTTCGAGGACGCGGGATCTTACAGTGTCAACCTCAGCTTGGCCCCATCTGGCGTGATCCGGGTGCCAGCCCATCGACCCATCCCTGGGGCCGTGCCGCCGCCCATTTCCAGCGCCATCCCAGCCATGCCAGCTGTACCCGGCCTTGGCAGCCTCAACTTCCCTTGGATGGAGAGCAGCAGGCGCTTCGTCAAGGACAGATTCACAG CGGCAGCGGCGCTCACCCCCTTCACGGTGACGCGGCGGATCGGGCACCCCTACCAGAACCGCACCCCGCCCAAGCGCAAGAAGCCGCGCACCTCCTTCTCCCGGGTGCAGATCTGCGAGCTGGAGAAGCGCTTCCACCGGCAGAAGTACCTGGCCTCGGCCGAGAGGGCGGCGCTCGCCAAGTCGCTCAAGATGACCGACGCCCAAGTCAAGACCTGGTTTCAGAACCGGCGGACCAAGTGGCG GCGGCAGACGGCGGAGGAGCGGGAGGCCGAGCGGCAGCAGGCCAGCCGGCTGATGCTGCAGCTCCAGCACGACGCCTTCCAGAAGTCCCTCAACGACTCCATCCAGCCCGACCCGCTCTGCCTGCACAACTCTTCCCTCTTCGCCCTGCAGAACCTCCAGccctgggaggaggagaacgCCAAGATCCCGCCCGTCACCTCGCTGgtgtga